The window ACAGAATTTTTTGTTTCAAAACCTAATTAACCGACCTGTGGATCTTAAACATAGTTTACACACAGTGCTTTCTATATTGTTATATGCATTAATATGTGAGTAGAGCTATCAAAATGTGGTTTTGAACTATTGTATGGTTTAAAAGATTAGAGTTATATCATTATCATGAAGTCGAGACGCATGAGATATGAAGATCAAGAGAGGATATGGAACTTCTTATATAGGAAAGAAACGCACCCCCGCCCCCTCTATAGCACAGAGGATTCCTTTCTCCGTCAAGATACTTGATGCTGAATTgcctcaaaattttaaatttcttaaCATCGGAGAATACGACGGCATAGGAGATCCGTAAGAACACATTGCTCAGTTTGAGAATGCTACATTACTACATCAGTACTCCAATCCGATCGAGTGTAGGATCTTGTCAACCACTTTGGTCAGGATGGCTCACCAATGGTTAAACACACTTAGGTCGGGAAACATCAGAACTTTTCAAGACTTCGGCAGAGTCTTTCTCCACCAAACAAGCAGTAAGAAACATTCACTAACAGCCCGAATTTTTTCAATATCAAACAGCAAGAACAGAAGAGTCTACAAAAGTTCATTAAGAGTTTCAACAAGATAATCATTGATGTTCCCTCGGCTATTTCAGATACACCGATAAGTGCCTTTACCCGGAGACAAAGGGAGAGGGGGTGATTTTTTCAAGcctttgatttaaaaaaaaaaaaacaccccTAACTATATAATACTCGTCTGTGTAGATTGACATCAATCCATTTGTTCCATTTCAAACATTGAAAGTTTGAAGACCAATCTCACTAGATCGGACTCATAAAAAATTTCAGTATCATCCACATCATTTAATATTATATCTTCACTTGAATTACCAAAgccaattttatttattttagagAAGAATAATCTGACTTGGGTTTGGAGCCGGGGTTTAATAGTTATAGCTTATATGGACTGAGAGAGGAGAAGTGTAGAATAAATTCTTATAAGAAAAAAAACtacttttatatttattaaaaaatatcacATTATGATTCATTCGACCATGTGCAAAACATTAATGCTGTTGGAGCATTTTGGTGTTAATAAAGTCCACGTAAACAAGAACACGttaaagtttttttaaaacaattctcATTTGGTGGCTTGCGGGGGCACACGGACTCGATATTATTGCAAGACATCCAACATTtaaatgtcttttttttttaaaattaagaatctgaatattattttaaaaaacatatatatttaatataaaataagaataaaaaatcATGATGGACAGTAAAACACACAAAAACGAGGGTTAATATTAAAACCAACGTGAGAAAATGCTGTTAATATAAAGTATATCTGACATGTAGACCTCACACTCTTTGTGAGGTGGTGGGTGTTATTGTTATTCGTTTTGTTGAAGATGATGCCTTTTAATCTATTTTTACGcattttgaagaaaattttgaGACATCGGTTAAATTGATTATGTTTTCACTGTGTTTCGATTTAATTGAGTGCAGATGCAAGTTGTCGGTGTCCATACAAAAAACCACATTGGGCTACTTAATTAAATGTTGTGTTGCAACTTGAAACATTTCAAGCAACTCAGCCACCCGTTTGGGTTGTTGAATTGGAGAGATTTATTAAATGCCAGGTTTTAAttcttttaatttgattttagaACTTCAATTCTTGGGGAATGAACAAATGGTGTAAACAAGTTAAGTTCAACGCAAAATGTTAGAACGTAATCATCTATTGATAAAAGAGACATTATGATGACTATTAGGAGTAGATcgaaaaaaaacaataatttggTCCCCATCAATATTTGATGTTGAATCACTAtaagaaaaaaacaaaacaacaacgcatatacgacaacggtttttagtaaaaaccgttgtcgtatgctTTTTAACAAtggttttagtgaaaaccgttgtcgtatgtgcGTTTTTTTAAGGCAaagtaaaaccgttgtctttgagcgtgtttttttggacaatcgaaaactgttgtctttgagcgtatttttttggacaatcgacaacggttttctaaaatCGTTGTCGATTAACATGTTTTTTGGACAAATAACAACGGTCGCTATTCGCAAATTTATAATATGCGACGGTTTTCAATTACCGTCGCTCAAAAACCATCGCAAATTGCCTATAAATATCCGTATTTTCGGTCTATTTTCCTCCacaccacttcacaacacttaaaatttttctcttttacatgattttatcacttcacaacacttaaaatttttctcttttacacgattttagtttcgatttagggtAAATTTTTACGGTTTAATGTTtggtaaatttttaagtgtCAGTTAAGTTCATGAATATTGTTAACATAGTCAAATTGTGAGTTTTTTTAgatttgtttaattattaaaagttatttttttattttactgaaaatattagcgacgaaaatcatgaaaaaaccgtcgctaatatcaTGGAATAaattgtcgctaattagcgacggttttgaataAATCTGTCGCTAACATTATTTTCGACGGTTTTTAGCTACAACGGTGAAAAATTGTTGTCTTTGAGCAAACCCTTTAACCACTGGgactttaacaacggtttttcatCGTTGTCGTATGtctttttcttgtagtgaattGCCTCAAAATTTGTAATTTCTTAATGTCGGAGAATACGAAGGCATAGGAGATCCGGAAGAACATCTAGCTCGGTTTGAGAATGCTGCATTACTACACACGGTACTCCAATCCGATCGAGTGTAGGATCTTCTTAACCACTTTGGTCAGCATGGTCCACCAATGGTTCAACACACTTAGGTCGGGGAACATCAGAACTttcaagacttcgacagagccttTCTCCACCAATGTGTAAGCACTAAGAAAGAAGCATTCACTAACAGCCCGAGTTTGTTACATATCAAACATCAAGAACATGAGAGTCTACGAGAGTTCATTAAGAGGTTCTACAAGATGGTCATTAATGTTCTTTTGGCTACTTCAGATATAATGATAAGTGTCTTTACCCGAAGGACTGAGGGAGATCAGGGGGTGATTTTTTCAAGACTTTGGTAAAATTTCTCTATGATTCATATATATTTCAAGATTTTGTTGAAAAATAAGTGAGGCTATTTTTTGTAAAAGAAATTATTGTGATATAGTCAAAATTGGAAACGTCGGTAATATTCACAAGTTTATTCAATGTAGTAGAAAATTAATTAGCTTTATGTTGACATGTACACATGATAAAAACGTGAACATGATAATTTTCGACTTCTCATAGTTATGTATAAGAGAGTTCTAATAGGGGCGAGTGTTTTTAAACGGTTCAAATAGGGGTTTCagtaaactcaaaataagagtTCTGATAAATGTATAACATTGTTATTATATATTTCTATTTACACAAAAAAGCTCTTATAATTTCGTCTCATGGATCAATTTCGCGAGACGGATCTTCGACCTGACTCGACTcatgaaaaacattaatctATCTATTATAAAAATGTGAATCTTGGACAATTTTTTGCTATGTGTAAGGGTCAAACTACACTTGTTCTCTATATTATCagattttagaattttattctgagtaatatgatttttagaaaaaaaaaaaaaattgtttggaataatatgattttaaaaaagaaGATTATGACTTAACTAAACCAGTTATATATGTAGTGTTGACGAGATAAGTCTCGTTCCTAATTTTCCTCATAAGCCTTTATTcctaatttttaatataaattgaCTCATTCTAAATCAAACAACAATTCTAattctaaatcaaattaattatagcTTTTGTGAAAACGACAAGAGTTCGGTCCTttgatatcagagccaaggtcattcTCATTAATTACAAGGAGTGTAATTATTGAGAGAGATTGATAGGTGTCATAATTGTCTCTACTGACTATAGCAATCGAAACGTGGAATTTGAGCtgtacaatttaaaatatttaagttgcataattaCCACCAGCTGTAGTTTTTGATAAAACGCCAAGCTCGATCCTACCAGAAAACACGAGTTTATCTATGGTATGAATTTCCTCAACATTACGTCGGATAAAAAACAATTGCTGAATATTATTGCTTAATAATGTCAGATGACCTACTAGATTTGATTGATAGTTGTATTTGTTTGACTTTAAAGAGATGCACATTGAAGAAATATATTAGAATCAAATCAtactaattttgaaaatttaaatgaagttgtaattaatattttaaatgccacatacatgagaagaATTTTTACATGAAAAAAGTTATTGTGCAATTTCAAAACAAAACGAACTTTTTGAGTTGTTGCGTAAAACATACTTGATTATAGACATGTGAAATAGTGTAACAAGATACCTATTCTTTGTAAATTTTCTCTTATAAATTTTGCTAGACAGCGCATCAATAATTCGATTTCTGCACTCTCCTTTCCTATCTACAGACATGACAACGGCGGCTTCGGTTCTTCCTCTAGTTGCAAGAAGGTAAACGTATATGGCTACCTTTATACATTTTGAAATCAGCTCCCTTAGCATAGCaagttaataaaaaaaaattgctgCAATATTGACCGGAGTACTGTGCTTAATTGTGTCTTTATTTTTCCTATAGTTGATGTCTGAAGTTTCTTTCGAGAATTGATTTCTTGGTAATGTCACAAATTTTGTGAATCCAATTCATTTGTTGCCATGCCATTTTAAATAGGCTAGAAGGAAAAGTAGCCCTGATAACAGGTGGAGCCAGTGGCATCGGTGCATGCACAGCCAAGCTCTTCTCCAAACATGGCGCCAAAGTCATCGTCGCGGATGTCCAAGACGAATTAGGCCACTCTGTCGTGAAATCCATGGACCCTTCGAACTCAACCTACATACACTGCGACGTAACAAACGAAGATCACCTTAGAACTGCCGTCGACACTGCCATCTCGACCTACAGAAAACTCGACATCATATTCAACAGCGCTGGAATCTGTGACCCACTCAAGTCCCGGATCACCGACAACGAAAAATCTGACTTCGAACGCGTCCTGAGCATCAACGTCACAGGCGTTTTCCTCAGCATGAAGCACGCGGCTCGCGTCATGGTCCCAGCGCGGCGTGGCAGCATCATATCGATGTCAAGCATGTGCTCGGGGATCGGAGGGGCTGCCCCCCATGCGTACACAAGCTCGAAGCATGCGGTGGTGGGGCTTACGAAGAACTTGGCGGTGGAATTGGGAGATTTTGGTATAAGGGTGAACTGTTTGTCACCTTATGCAATGGCGACGCCTCTGGCGAAGAAGGCTTTGAGGTTGGAGGATGAAGAACTGGAGCGAGCTACGGGTGAGACGGGGAATCTTAAAGGGACCATACTGAGGGTGGATGATGTTGCGAACGGGGCGCTGTTTCTTGCGAGTGACGAGTCCAAGTATGTGAGTGGGCataatttgtttatagatggggGCATGGCGATTACCAATTCAGCTGCCATGCAGATCCTCCAGAATGTTGATTGTTGATTATATGCAGAAAGATTTGGatgattatataaaataaaatacccatTTATATGGGATTATCAATAAATGAAGTTTTTATTATAATCAAATATACGTGAGCAGGGATGGATCCAGGAATAGAAGTTgggggggcttgaactcaatatgataagttatatattattaaaaaaaatttacattacatcgttcaacgaagttgtgctccacgagattttaaaacataaaattcatcaataatagaatttacatcaatatgtttaggtAAATCTagttcaatatagagtgtcaaacaatcggcaagaaagtcatcctccattttattgcgaagtgccgtcttcacatgcttcattgctgaaaaagcccgcTCAGTAGTGACAGCAAACACaggtaatgtcaaaacaagattaatgttccattttgaaatagttcaagttataatcctaaacaagaataaaataattattaaacaaataaacaagtaatagtcaatcaacaactcaacaacaaacaatcaagaaaccacaaatcacgcacagagaagctataaaaaacaaaataaaaaatgtatagccGATTCTTACCTGGATTGTTGCCTTGCCGATGAGCAATTCGATTTCTTCGGGAGTCCGCAATTCTATTTTGTCGCTAAAGGGCTTGGGACTAGGGAGAgaaattttgtagaattgaggtggggcggatcagaggatatgggatgaatttggtctcatccttgtaaatggacgggacttgattggactaagacattgatgtacgacggtttttgaaacaaCCGTCGTTATTAGCAACGGTTATTCAATAAACAATCGCTAATAACCCAGTACAACCCATGCATAAATCCGTATCTGTACGTGAGAATTAATCATGTGAAGAGATATGTAATTTCCAGTTTATAATAACACCTATTGATTATTATCACGACCAATGTTTTGATCTGTGTCATGTAATTGTTCTTTAAATATATGATTGTTTGTTCGAGTGAAagttatataattttttgttaCAAAACCTAATTAACCGATCTTAGGATCTTAAACACAGTTTACACACGGTGTTTTCTATGTTGCGATACGTAGTATGTGGGGAATTATACAAATTGTACAGATACGGATGAAGATATAGAAttatgtaaaaataaataagtaTAAAATAATATCACATTATGATTCATTCGACTATGTGCAGAGCAATTAATACTATGGAAGCATATTTCGCATTCAATGTGTAATAAAGTCCACGTAGGGAGAAAAATTCATTCAAACATTGGAACACgttcaagttatttttaaaacaattctCATTTGGTGGCTTGTGGGGGCACACGGACTCCGTATTATTGCAACACAAGTGGGAGTCTGACAGCTTGTGGCCGATTCCTTCCGGTTTGTTTCAACCTACCCGCCCACTtccaatgaaaaaaaaaaaatttgactcgAAAAAATCCGAGTCGTTGGATCGACTCTTGCAGACAGTGCCCGCAAGGATAGTGTCGAGTTGTCCATTCCTTCCACTCCaacatttaaatgtttttttaaaaaaattaagaatctaaatattattttaaaaaatataataaatattttagagtgagtttcatgtgagaccgtctcacggattttaatctatgagacgagtcaaccctaccgatattcacaataaaaagtaatactattaaaataaaaagtaatatttttttatggatgacctaaatTATAGACTCATATCACAAAAATggtccgtgagaccgtctcacacaagtttttgtcaatatttatatgttattttttggattcatttaaaaaataaattaaataatttatattttgttcTTTGGAGTCGTTTATATGTTGTTTTCGTTGTATGAAAGTGTGATTTTTCTAATATATTCATTCATTTtcaaatttataatataatagaattttaattttatataaattatattcgtaaaataaaataaaataatttaagtaataaaaaataaaaattatattggtgtttatcttaattgataatcaTTTAAAAGTTGTGAATAAGTTGaaaatatgtttatttaatataaaataagaataaaagtTGATTATGGAGAGTAAAACCCACAAAAATATAATGAGGGCTGATGTTAAAGCCAACGTGAGAAAATGAATCTTTTAACATAAAGTATATCTGACATGTAGACTTCACACTGTTAACGAGGTGGTGGGTGTTGTGTATTTATGTTAATGTTTTTATATGGATGTTTaggaaaatttaatattatttttcctttaaaataaaaaagaatattcAACGTCAAATGAGAGTCGATGAAGGGACATCATGGTCAATCTTTGGACTAAATATTAGAGTGGATAAACTCTCTTTAAATTTATGTTAGATCAAATGTTTACAGTAAGGCCAAAAGTTTCAGACATAGGTAATGtgcaactttattttttttatactcGTGACAACAAATAATGAACATACTTAGGTGTTGATGTGTCGAATTGTTAAGCTAATGAATCTGGTGATGTATATGTTTATTTGTTGGTTTTGTCTCATATATCTTATATatcagttttatttttttttctaccGTCAGTTTTGTCCCAGAGACATTATTACTCGTTAAGGTCTGATATCATTATTTTACAGTCCACCTAGCCAACCATATCAAGTGGTGCAACGTTAACAGTTTGACGTACAAGAACTTCTCAGAAGATCACTCATCTCATTACTATTCTCACTCATGCACGTTCGATAAATATAGAAATATGCTTCTTGAGTAATCTGAATTGATGACCTCACTCTGATAATCAATTGTTAGGATCAAATGTTTCTTGTCCAAAAGATGCAAATTTATTTTCGTATACTCGTGATAATGCAAAGTGCAAATAGTTGAATGCTAATGTGTTGGGATGTTAGGTTCATGATTCCAGAGAGGTGCATGTCTATCTTTTGATGTTGTTTCATATCCCTTATAGATTAGTCTTACTATTTTTCTATTACCGACTATGTCCCAAAACAAAGACAATATTATCTTTAAGATCTGATGTCACTCTTTTACGACTCACATTGCCAATCAGATTAAGCGGTGAAACGTCGGGAGCTTGAAGTATGATAACTTCTTAAGAGATCATCCATATCAGTATTACGTACTCTCACTCGTACACGCTTAACTCAATAACTTTTTTATAAATACAGAATAGAATTAACCCAATATTTTATATTACGAGAAAAAAATCTTCCTCGATCTATTAAATTGTATTCTTAAATTATGAAATATTTAGACAATTCACATGCTAATTATATCGTATCTTAGTataaattttgatataatatgatgatgattattaaaaaaatttagaatggATCGAAGATATAAAAAGGATATTATTGGGCTTTGATAAAGATGagttataaatttattaaaataagtttttatgattttttggcataaataatgtttttatattaaataaaaatggaGTATTTTTTGTAATTTGAGGAGATATATCGGCATATAAAAAAGTATACAATGACTCTAAAATTAAAGATGCTTATCGGACCGGGTCAATTTGGAATCAGTCTTTCGGTTACGGATTTGAACTGAACCTAACGTCAATGCTAAATCCGATGGGTTAATTTGAATTGGATTCGGAACAATTTTTATCAAGTCCGGTTTAATCCTCCATTTTCATCAATAATGCCCCATTTTCAGGCTTCAGGCCCAGTTACACAGGCCTTGTAATGTAATAATTAGGCGATTGTCgtttaaaaaaagaaataaaattggaAGAAATGAGAGGTTGGAATTTTGATTGAAGCCCTAAACGCTAATCCACTGGGCCCATAGATCGGTAAGCCCAGACTGTGGACAGGTTTATTTTGGGcccaaaatttaataattatttcagaTTGCGTATATTTCACTTTCCAATTGCACATTTCCGCAAAACCTAGAAGCCTGCATTAGTCTACCACCTCTTCGATACTCCGGCGCCGCCGCGAACACAAGCAACAGCATGGGCCGTGTCCGAACGAAAACTGTCAAGAAATCTTCCCGACAAGTGATCGAGCGTTACTATTCCAAGATGACTCTGGACTTCCACACCAACAAGAAGATTCTCGAAGAGGTTGCTATAATCCCTTCCAAACGTCTGCGCAACAAGATCGCCGGTTTCTCTACCCATTTGATGAAGAGGATCCAGAAGGGATCCGTCCGCGGGATATCGCTCAAGCTGCAGGAAGAGGAACGCGAGCGCCGCATGGATTTCGTTCCCGATGAGTCTGCTATTAAGGTCGACCGCATCGAGGTGGACCAGGAGACTGTTGACCTGTTGGAGTCTATGGGCATGAAGGAGATGCCAGGTGTCGTGCTCAGGGAAGATCAAGGGCCTATTAATACTGCTCCGCCGATGAATTATGGCCGTGGCGGTGGCCGACGATACTAACAGATGAGCATTATTTTGGATTCTTCTTAGTTTTGTTGAAGATGATGCcttttaatatattttcatgcATGTCGAAGAAAATTTTGAGACATCGTTGGAAATGATTATGTTTTTATCTTGTTTGAGCATTCGCACATCGTCTGTTACTAAATTAATCTTATGACGATTATTACAAGTTCTTAGTGCAAATCTAAAGTTCGTAAGCTGATGTTGTTTGCCTTTCCACTCTTTTGGTATTGATGGTGAGTAGTTGGATTTTTGTTGTTACTCTTGATCTTGAATCTTAACTTGAATGAATGttgattatatatttaaagtGATATCAATAATTTACAGCAAAGTTATCAATTTTTAAACTGATTCTATGCGGTAGAGCATTGGGTCATTTGACTGCTGGGTTTATGTCTCATTCAACTGGGAGTATATCTTACTTCATCTCTACTATTGCTAAGATCCCAAATCAACAAGCGGCTTTTCTTTCAGACTTGTATAAAAATGGATTGGAATCGACCCGAACTACTCG is drawn from Primulina eburnea isolate SZY01 chromosome 10, ASM2296580v1, whole genome shotgun sequence and contains these coding sequences:
- the LOC140842626 gene encoding secoisolariciresinol dehydrogenase-like, whose amino-acid sequence is MTTAASVLPLVARRLEGKVALITGGASGIGACTAKLFSKHGAKVIVADVQDELGHSVVKSMDPSNSTYIHCDVTNEDHLRTAVDTAISTYRKLDIIFNSAGICDPLKSRITDNEKSDFERVLSINVTGVFLSMKHAARVMVPARRGSIISMSSMCSGIGGAAPHAYTSSKHAVVGLTKNLAVELGDFGIRVNCLSPYAMATPLAKKALRLEDEELERATGETGNLKGTILRVDDVANGALFLASDESKYVSGHNLFIDGGMAITNSAAMQILQNVDC
- the LOC140842627 gene encoding small ribosomal subunit protein eS17-like; amino-acid sequence: MGRVRTKTVKKSSRQVIERYYSKMTLDFHTNKKILEEVAIIPSKRLRNKIAGFSTHLMKRIQKGSVRGISLKLQEEERERRMDFVPDESAIKVDRIEVDQETVDLLESMGMKEMPGVVLREDQGPINTAPPMNYGRGGGRRY